One genomic segment of Paraburkholderia caffeinilytica includes these proteins:
- the fahA gene encoding fumarylacetoacetase, whose translation MNALSDLQATLDPSRKSWVESANDSTHDFSIQNLPFGIFSDRNNGARRVGVAIGDEIADLSALKSAGLLTLPVVSSDPSIATKDRAFEQDTLNDFISLGRDAWRSVRIQLSNLLARDTATLRDDAALRSKVLVRQADAQLHLPVQIPGYTDFYSSKEHATNVGSMFRDPKNALLPNWSEMPIGYNGRASSVVVSGTPVRRPNGQLKLPDQERPVFGACRKLDIELETGFVIGSGNTLGEPIACADAEAHIFGMVLLNDWSARDIQQWEYVPLGPFNSKGFATTISPWIVTLDALEPFRVEQPVQEPQPLAYLRHDGKHAFDIALEVTLRPQTARQATTISRTNFKHMYWTMAQQLAHHTVSGCNTRVGDLMGSGTISGPTADSCGSLLESTWNGKNPLELKEGGTRGFIEDGDELTFTGWCQGEGYRVGFGTCTGKILPAQK comes from the coding sequence ATGAACGCATTGAGCGATCTCCAGGCGACGCTCGATCCGTCGCGCAAGAGCTGGGTCGAGTCGGCCAACGATTCGACCCACGATTTCTCGATCCAGAATTTGCCGTTCGGTATTTTCAGCGACAGGAACAACGGCGCGCGCCGAGTGGGCGTAGCGATTGGCGATGAGATCGCCGATCTGAGCGCACTCAAGTCCGCCGGCTTGCTCACGCTCCCGGTCGTTTCGAGCGATCCATCGATTGCGACGAAAGACCGGGCGTTCGAGCAAGACACGCTCAACGATTTCATCTCGCTCGGCCGCGACGCGTGGCGCAGCGTGCGCATCCAGTTGAGCAATCTGCTGGCGCGCGACACCGCGACTTTGCGCGACGATGCCGCCTTGCGTTCGAAAGTACTGGTGCGCCAGGCCGATGCGCAACTGCATCTGCCCGTGCAGATTCCGGGTTACACCGATTTCTATTCGTCGAAGGAACACGCGACGAACGTTGGCTCGATGTTTCGCGATCCGAAGAATGCGCTGCTGCCGAACTGGTCGGAAATGCCGATTGGCTACAACGGACGCGCGTCGTCGGTCGTGGTGAGCGGGACGCCGGTGCGGCGTCCTAACGGCCAGTTGAAGCTGCCGGATCAGGAGCGTCCCGTGTTCGGCGCATGCCGCAAGCTCGACATCGAGTTGGAGACGGGTTTCGTGATCGGCAGCGGCAATACGCTGGGCGAGCCGATTGCCTGTGCCGATGCCGAGGCGCACATCTTCGGCATGGTGCTGCTGAACGACTGGAGTGCCCGCGATATTCAGCAATGGGAATACGTGCCGCTTGGTCCGTTCAACTCCAAGGGTTTCGCGACCACGATCTCACCGTGGATCGTGACGCTCGACGCACTCGAGCCGTTTCGCGTCGAGCAGCCGGTGCAGGAGCCGCAACCGCTGGCGTACTTGCGCCATGACGGCAAGCACGCATTCGACATCGCGTTGGAAGTGACACTGCGGCCGCAAACGGCAAGGCAGGCCACCACAATTTCGCGGACCAATTTCAAGCACATGTACTGGACGATGGCGCAACAGCTCGCACATCACACGGTATCGGGCTGCAATACGCGGGTTGGCGATCTGATGGGTTCGGGCACGATCAGCGGCCCGACCGCCGACTCATGCGGCAGCCTGCTCGAATCCACGTGGAACGGCAAGAATCCGCTGGAATTGAAGGAAGGCGGCACACGCGGGTTTATCGAAGACGGCGACGAACTGACGTTTACGGGCTGGTGCCAGGGTGAAGGCTATCGCGTAGGCTTCGGGACATGCACCGGTAAGATCTTGCCCGCACAGAAGTAG
- a CDS encoding MFS transporter: protein MNVIFTRDFLALILSVAVVGLGSGATLPLTSLALTQAGYGTDVVGLLAAAQAGGGLIVVPLAGWVAARFSGRQVIVGAVLTVGVATALMQFTSNLWLWAALRILCGAALMLLFTISEAWVNQLADDATRARVIAIYATNFTLFQMSGPVLVSQIADFMHWRFLICGAIFLLALPALASIRKTPQASKDEHTAHGSWRHVLPQMPVLVIGTAFFALFDTIALSLLPLFAMSHGVTSEVAVLFASALLLGDTTMQFPIGWLADRLGRERVHIGCGVIVVVLLPLLPWAVNSPWSCWPLLYVLGATAGAIYTLSMAACGERFRGVALVSASSLVGASWSAASFGGPLVAGALMKGVGNDAMVGVLVVAALAFLGAVWWERRRAPMRVVGS from the coding sequence ATGAACGTCATCTTCACGCGCGATTTCCTCGCCCTGATCCTTAGCGTCGCCGTCGTCGGACTCGGCAGCGGCGCCACGCTTCCCCTCACCTCCCTCGCGCTGACGCAAGCCGGCTATGGCACCGACGTGGTCGGTCTGCTGGCCGCCGCGCAAGCAGGCGGCGGCCTGATCGTCGTGCCGCTGGCCGGCTGGGTCGCGGCGCGTTTCAGCGGTCGCCAGGTGATCGTCGGCGCGGTGCTGACCGTTGGAGTCGCGACCGCGCTGATGCAGTTCACTTCGAATCTGTGGCTCTGGGCCGCGTTGCGCATACTCTGCGGCGCTGCACTGATGCTGCTCTTCACGATCAGCGAAGCATGGGTCAACCAGCTCGCCGACGACGCCACACGCGCCCGGGTCATCGCGATCTACGCGACCAACTTCACGCTATTCCAGATGTCGGGCCCGGTGCTGGTGAGCCAGATCGCCGACTTCATGCATTGGCGCTTCCTGATTTGCGGCGCGATCTTCCTGCTGGCCCTGCCCGCGCTAGCCAGCATTCGCAAGACGCCGCAAGCGTCGAAGGACGAACACACGGCGCACGGCAGTTGGCGCCACGTGCTGCCGCAGATGCCGGTGCTCGTGATCGGCACGGCTTTTTTTGCGTTGTTCGACACGATCGCGCTGTCGCTGCTGCCGCTTTTTGCAATGTCGCACGGCGTCACGAGCGAGGTGGCCGTGCTGTTCGCCTCGGCCCTGCTGCTCGGCGACACGACCATGCAGTTTCCGATCGGCTGGCTTGCCGACCGGCTCGGCCGCGAACGTGTGCATATCGGTTGTGGTGTGATTGTTGTGGTGCTGCTGCCATTGCTGCCGTGGGCGGTGAATTCGCCATGGTCGTGCTGGCCGTTGCTCTATGTGCTCGGCGCGACGGCCGGGGCGATCTATACGCTGTCGATGGCCGCCTGCGGCGAGCGGTTTCGCGGTGTCGCGCTGGTGTCGGCAAGCTCGCTGGTGGGGGCGTCGTGGAGCGCGGCCAGTTTTGGTGGGCCGCTGGTGGCTGGCGCGTTGATGAAGGGGGTCGGCAATGATGCGATGGTCGGCGTGCTGGTGGTTGCTGCGCTTGCGTTTCTTGGGGCTGTTTGGTGGGAAAGGCGGCGTGCGCCGATGCGGGTTGTGGGGTCTTGA